From a single Nicotiana tomentosiformis chromosome 2, ASM39032v3, whole genome shotgun sequence genomic region:
- the LOC138906216 gene encoding uncharacterized protein, with protein MNKVDVPCLFNEALQTLNRASTPHHKSFLRYRVEVNQLELELKEKAQKRDTYKLLSEQQDGFIKDLQDELDRAQKEASILRREHADLVEKVKVFEVTNEELVVVANDKTSQVQQKIDQLRKEMDEIQVMADGWKSKMDLLHSEKETA; from the exons ATGAATAAGGTGGACGTGCCATGTCTTTTCAATGAGGCGCTGCAGACGCTAAACCGG GCCTCAACACCTCATCATAAAAGCTTCCTACGGTACCGTGTCGAGGTCAACCAGCTCGAGCTTGAGCTCAAGGAGAAAGCTCAGAAAAGGGATACGTATAAGCTCCTCAGCGAGCAACAAGACGGGTTCATTAAGGACCTTCAGGACGAGCTGGATAGGGCTCAGAAAGAAGCATCGATCCTGAGGCGGGAACATGCCGACttggttgaaaaggtaaaggtctttgaagttaCAAACGAGGAACTAGTCGTAGTGGCTAATGACAAAACCTCTCAAGTCCAGCAgaagatcgaccaactccgaaagGAGATGGACGAGATCCAAGTCATGGCCGATGGGTGGAAGAGCAAGATGGATCTGCTGCACTCGGAGAAGGAAACCGCCTAG